The Mycobacterium sp. EPa45 genomic interval ATGTCCCGCAGACACAGCATGTGCATCGGCAGGATCGCGCCGTCGACACCGGAGGCCGGGTTCTCCACCATCAGGTTGTCGGCCGCGACCGCGGCGACCTGCTGGTCGGCCAGCCACGACGCGCACGTCCAATCCAGACCAGCGCCGGGCTCCTGCCCATCGCCGGTCTCCAAAAAGCGTGCCCACCAACCCGTTCGAATCAGCACGATATCGCCCGGCTCCACGGTGACACCCTGCGTGCGGGCCGCCTCGTCGAGCTCGGCCGGGGTGATCGGCTGACCGAGTTCACAAAAGGTCGGCACCCCGCGCAACTTCACGATGTCCAGCAGCACGCCGCGCGACGTGATGCCCTTGCTGTCGACCTTGTCGATGCCCAGGTAGTAGGCACCCAGACTGGTCACCGAGTCGGCCGGAAACCCGTTGTACAGCTTGTCCTCGTAGTAGACGTGCGACAGTGCATCCCATTGCGTGGCGGCCTGCAGCGGCATGATGATCATGTCGTCGTTGAAGCGCATCGGCCCGGCTTCGGTGTACCCGCCCAGCTGCACGGCCGTCGGGTTACGCAACCACTTCGGTCCGTACTCCATCAGGGTGTTGGCGTCGCCGCCGTCGATCGTCATCACGTGGGTCGGGTTCTGCCGGTATTGGAACGCGCCTTGCGGTCCCGAGGAACCGAAGTCGACACCGAGCGGAAACACCTTGCCGTGCTGGACGGTTGCGGCGGCCTGCGCGACCTTCTCGGGGGTGATGAAGTTCAGCGTGCCGAGTTCGTCGTCATCGCCCCACCGGCCCCAGTTGCGGACGTCGTCGGCGACCCGACGGAAATCGCTCATGCTGGCCACGCTGGTCATCCCTTCTCGTAGTCGGCCGCTTGCCGCGCCGCGATGGTGCCGCCGTCGGCCCAGATGACCTGGCCGGTGATGTAACCGGCTGCCTTACTGCCCAGGAAGACCAACACTGCAGCCTGCTCGGCGGGGTCCGATACCCGGCCCAGCGGCTTGGGAATGTCGTCGAGCAGACCCGGCCCATAGGCCGACCGCAGCTGGTCGAGGATCGGCGTCTCGGTGACGCCGGGTCCGGTGCAGTTGATCCGAATACCCCTGGCGCCCAGCGGGACAGCGTTGGTCACCGTGTAGCCGATGATCGCCTCCTTGGACAGCCGGTACCCGCCGTCGGCCAGCGCGTCGGCGTGGCTATGACACCAGTCGATGCCCTCGGCCATCGAGCCCGTCGCCAGCAGACCGGCCGCCTGCGGCAGGTTCTCACGGTAGTTCGCGGCGGCCAGGGACGACACGCAATTCACCGACGAGCCCGGCCCCAGTTTCGGCAGCAGCGCTTCGGTGAGGTGCCGCATGCCAAGGAAGTTGATCGTGACGACCAGCAGCGGATTGCCGATGCCCGAGGACACTCCCGCCACGTTGAACAGCGCATCGACCCGGTCGCCGACTGCGTTCGCCACCCGGTCGATCGAGCCGGGGTCGGCCAGGTCGAGCTCGATGAATTTCCCCGGCCCGGGCGCCGGGCGGCGGACATCGAGGCCGACCACTTCGGCACCCAAGTCGGTGAGCTGCTGGCACAGCTGCGCGCCGATACCCGACGCGCAGCCGGTGACTACCACCCGGCGGCCGTCGTAGCGCAGCAGATCGTCGATGGGGGCCATGTCCTACTTGGCTTCCCGCTTCTCCTTCTCCAGTTGCGCGGCCTTGACGCGACCCTCGTTGATCTCGGCCATCGCCTCGGGAATCTCTCCGGCAGTGAACTTTCCACCGCGGCCGGTCGGCAGCCCACCGAAGGCGTAGGTCTCGTCGAACAACGGTGCGTCGAGCGGCTGGCGGCGCGCCTCGACCTTTTCGATCACCGGCTCGAGACGCTTGGCCTTGTCCTTGACGGCCTTGGCGTCGCGTTCGATGAACTCGGGCAGGATCTCCTTGCCCATGATCTCGATGGACTCCATCGTGCCCTCGTGGCTGCGCGGGTTGAGCAGCAGAATGATCTCGTCGACCCCGCTGGCCTCGTAGCTACGCAGGAACTCGCGCACGGTCTCGGGCGAACCGATGGCACCGCGGCCCGGACCGTATGCGAGGGTGGGGTCTTCCTTGACCGCGTTCTCGTACAGCTCCCACACACCGGTGCGGCCGGGGGTGTGCATGCCGTTGATGTAGTAGTGCATGATGCCGAACGAGAAGAAGCCGCCACCGATGCCGATCTTCTTGATCGCCTCCTCGTCGGTCTTGGCCACCATCATCGACAGGTCACCGCCGATCGCAAGCAGGTTCGGGTTGATCGCCGGGGTGATCGGTGCGCCCTGGGCCTCGAATTCCTGGTAATAGCCGTCGACGCGCGTCTTGAGCGCCTCGGGGCCGGTGTAGGCGAAACTCAGTGCACCGATCGCCTTTTGGGCCGCCATCTGCACCGACGACGGGCGGGTGCACGCCACCCAGACCGGCGGGTGCGGGCTCTGCAGCGGCTTGGGAATGACGTTGCGGGCCGGCATCTCGACATGCTCGCCCTTGAATCCGGTGAACGGTGCCTCGGTCATACACCGGATCGACACCTCGAGCGCTTCTTCCCACATCGTGCGCTTGTCGGCGGGGTCGATGTCGAAGCCACCGAGCTCGGCGACCGACGAGCCCTCACCCGTGCCGAATTCGACCCGCCCGTTGGACAGGTGGTCCAGCGTGGCGACCCGCTCGGCGATACGTGCCGGGTGGTTGATCGGCGGCGGCAGATGCATGACGCCGAAGCCGAGGCGAATGTTCTTGGTGCGCTGGCTGGCCGCGGCCAGGAACATCTCCGGTGCGGTGGAGTGGCAGTACTCCTCCAGGAAGTGGTGCTCGGTGAGCCACACGGTGGAGAACCCGGCCTTATCCGCGAGTTCCACCTCGTCGAGGCCATGTTGGAACAGCTGGTGCTCGTCGTCCTCCGACCACGGCCGCGGCAGCGGGAACTCGTAGAACAGCGAGATTTTCATGCGGTTACCTCTCGATTGGAATTGTGGGAGATGTGTTCTGCTGCGACGTATCCGAACGTCATAGCGGGTCCGATGGTGGCGCCGGCGCCGGCGTAGCTGCGACCCATCACCGCAGCCGAGGCGTTCCCGGTGGCGTACAACCCACCGATGACGGAGCCGTCCTCACGCAGCACCCGGGCATGTTCGTCGGTGAGCAGGCCACCGGAGGTGCCGAGGTCGCCGAGGATGATCTGGAAGGCCAGGTACGGTGGCTTGCCCAGCGGCGCGAGGTTGGGATTGGGCAGCGTGGGGTCGCCGTAGTAGTTGTCGTAAGCGCTGTCGCCGCGGTTGAAGTCGTCATCGTGGCCATTGCGCGCCAATTCGTTGAACCGGGTTGCGGTGCACTGCAATTCGTCTTCCGGGACGCCGATCTTGGCCGCCAGCTCACCGAACGTGTCGGCGGCCACCACGATCCCGGAGTCCAGCCACGCCTGGGGGATCTTGCGCCCGGTGGGTACCGGGGCGAACGGCACTTTCGGGATCGGCAGGTGCCCACCCACCACATAGCGGTGGAACGACGCAATGTCGGTGATGAGCCAGCACGGAATGTGCTGCACGCCCGTCTGCTCGCCCTCGATCATGGCGTGCGCGAAGTCCATGTAGGGCGCCGCCTCGTTGATGAACCGCTTGCCTGCGCCGTTGACCACGAACTGCGCGGGCATCATCCGTTCGTTGAGCATGAACTGCAGGCGCCCGTCCGGCCAGCACATCGCGGGAAACCACCACGCCTCGTCGAGCAGATCGGTGGCGGCACCCACTTTCTGGCCCGCCCGGATACCGTCGCCGGTGGACGCGGGATTTCCGAAACTCCAGTCCTTCTCGAGCAGCGGGAGGTGCTCACGACGCCACGCCATGTCGTGGTCGAACCCACCGGACGCCATCACCACGCCGCGCCGCGCGCCGATCCGCAGTGGTTTGCCGGCCCGTTCCACCACGGCTCCCACCACTCGTCCTTCAGCGCCGTCTGAATCCATTATCAGCTCGGTCATGGGCGCCGACAGCCACAGCGGGATGTCCTTCTCCATGAGTGCCAACCGCATTCGCGCCATCAGGGACTGCCCGATGGCAGCCATCCGTTCGCCGAAGACCCGGGCCTTGAACATCCGCCAGATCAGCTTGACCAGCACGGCCTTGCCACGCCAGTTCTGACGCACCTGATAGAACAACCGAAGGTCCTTGGGGGCGAACCAGATTCCCTTCGGCGCCAGCGCCAGCGGCGCGAGCAGGTTCTGCTCCTCGTCGCCGAGCTTGCGCAGGTCGATCTCGGGGACGTTGATGGTGCTGCCGCGTTCGGACCCGCCCGGCAGCTCCGGGTAGTAGTCGGCGTACCCAGGCTTCCAGACGAATTCGAACCAGTTGCTCGACTTCTCCAGGAACTCCATCATCTCCGGTGCGGTGTCGACATACGCGCGCAGCCGCTCGTCGCTGACCAGGCCCCCGGTGATGGTCTTGAGATACTCGAACACCCCGTCGGGATGTGGGGAGTAGCCAGCCTTGCGTTGTGACGGCGCACCGGGCACCCAGATGCCGCCGCCGGAAAGCGCGGACGAACCACCGAATTTGGCCGACTTCTCGACGATCAGGGTGTCGAAACCCAACGCGTCGGCGCGCAGCGCCGCAGTCATCCCGCCCGCGCCGGAACCGACGACGAGAACGTCGACGGAGTGATCGAACGACTGTGTCATGACTCGGGAACCGCCGTTCGGATCGCGAATCCCGCGATCAACTCTGGAGCGGCGCGGTAGAAACGCTGCTGCGTCTGATAGTCACCCTGAGCCGCCAGCGCGGCGAAAGCCGCCACCCAGGTGCGGATCTCGTGCGCCGAGTTGCCGGCCTCGCGGGCGATCCAGTCGTTGGTCCAGCCGTCCACCTCAGCCAGCCGGTTGCCGTCGATCAGGTCCAGCAGCGCGCGATCCCACTCCGGGTTCAGCGGCTGCAATGGGCTCTGCCCGTGGGCGAATTCGTGCGCTGCGGCGATCACGGCCTGCTGCCGCGCAGCGCGCCCTTCCGCAGACATCGGCGCCCCGGCGACGATGCGCTCCAGCGCGGCCGGCGGCGCCGTCGCCAGCGTCGGCACCGGAGGATCATGGGACAGCCCACCGGACCCGACGACCAGCACCCGCTTGTCCAAGGTCGACAGGAATTGACCGATCGCGGTGCCCAACGCCCGGGTGCGCTTGAGCGGCCCCAGCGGGGTCGCCACCGAGTTGATGAACACCGGGATCACCGGAGGCGCTGCCGCGCGCAGATTTTCGGAGCCGAACAGTGCCTCGAGCGGCTGAACCGTTCCGTGATCGACCTCCATGGCCGCCGACAGCGACACGTCGACGCCGGCTTCCCATACCGCTGCGGCCATCTCGTTGGCCAGATCGGCAGGCACATCGAGCGGGCCGGCGTAGGTGCCGTAATCGCCGACACCGGATGCCGCACTGCCGATGCAGAACGGCGGCATCAGCCGGTAGAAGAACCCGTTGTAGTGATCCGGCGAGAAAATGACTACCAGCTCGGGGTCGAAATCCGCTATGAAGTCCCGGGTTTCGGCCAGCCGGGCGTTGATGTCGTCAAGCAGTTCCGCCGACGGGCCGGGAAGGTTCAGCAGCGGGCTGTGTGACATGCAACAGAGCGCCAGTGGCATCGGTGCCTCCTCCCGGGGTCAGGGTGAGTTTGTCGAGCAGGGCCGCGCTCAGCTCCGGTGTGCGTTGCGCGATGCAGGCGCCGGCGATGCAGCGGTCGGGCCGCAGGAACATCACCGATTCTTCGTGGGCGTCGAACCACGCCTTCAGCGCCCCGGTCCGGTCGCCGACCACGATCACGTCCGGGTCGTCGTGTCCGGTCCAGTGCAACTGAGTGATCGGGCGCAACGCGACGAAAGCCGCACCGAGCGACTTCCACGCGGCAAAGGCCTCTTCCCCCAGCAGTTGCCGAGGGTTGTTGCTCCAGCAGACGAAGGCGAACCACGGGCCGACGACGTCGTCGAGCAGAACGTTCTGCCGATCCCGGGTGTCCACCCGCGGCTGGATGAACAGCGTGCCCACCGCCGAGGACGGCGGCCGCGGCTCACTGTGCACGACCGCGCCCTGTTCGTAACGCGGCATCGGTTTGAACCGCATCTCCAGCACGTAGCGCTTCAGCGACGGCACCAGCGACGCGGCGCGGATCACCACATCGCGCGCGGCGGCGACGCGCGCGTTGGTCGGTGAGATCACCTTGCCGACGGTGGTCGACAGGTCGATCATCGCCCGGGCATGCTTCCGCCGCTCGACGTCATAGCTGTCCAGCAGCGCATCGCGGGCTTGACCCTTGACCACCGCCGCAAGCTTCCAGCCGAGGTTGGCCGCGTCGCGGATGCCGCTGTTGTAGCCCTGGCCCTGCCAGACCGGCATGAGGTGAGCGGCGTCGCCGGCAATCAGGATGCGGCCCTTGCGAAACGAGCTGGCGATCCGGGAATGGTGGGTGTACAGCCGGCGGCGGATGATGTCGACCCTGTCGGGGTACGGCACCAGCCGCGACAGCATCTGCGCCACGAAGGCGGGATCCTCGGCCTGCTCGTCGGTTTCATGGCCGTGGATCAGGAACTCGAAACGCCGGATGCCGTGCGCGATGGCGATCGAGACGTACGGCCGGACCGGGTCGGCTCCGACCTCGCTGTTCGGATGTCCGAGCGGGTCGTTGGCGATGTCGACGACCAGCCAGCGGGTCGACGAGGTGGTGCCGTCGAACGACACCCCCATCAGGCGCCGGGTGGCGCTTCGACCGCCGTCGCAACCAACGACGTAGCGGGTATTGACCTTTCGCGGCCCGCCACCGACGGGCGACAGCTCGACGGTGACGCCGCCGGCGGTTTCGGTGATCGAGGTCATCGGATGACTCCATGCCACCTCGACGTTGTCGAACCGGTCGAGACCCTTGTACAGCTCGGCGTCGACCAGTGGCTGGACGAACCCGTTGCGCTTGGGCCAGCCGAATCGCGCGTCGGGCGGCGCCATTTCGGCCAACAGCCGGCGCTTGCCGTCGTAGAACCGCAGGATCTGATTGGGAACCGTGTGCGGCAGGACCGCGTCCACCAGTCCGATCGCCTGGAAAGTGCGCAGGCCTTCATCGTCGAGACCGACTCCACGCGGATAATCGATCAACGCGTCCCGCTCGTCGACGACCAGCGTGCGGACGCCTTGCAGGCCAAGGATATTGGCCAGGGTCAACCCGACCGGCCCCGCGCCGACCACAACGACGTCGACCCCGGGGACCGTGCCGTTGCCGTTCGCAGCCGCCGTCATGCTCACCGGTCCAACAGGAAGTCGATGTGCAGGCGGTTGAAAGTCTTGGGGTCCTCGTACTGCGGCCAGTGTCCGCAGCCTTCCATGACCTCGAAGCGGGCGCCCGGGATCATCTCCGAGATCCGGCGCCCCTCGGTCGTGTCGGCGGTCGGGTCGTCGCTGGTCCACAGCACTAGTGTCGGGGCCGTGATGGCACCGTAGTCACTGGGAGTCATCAGGTTCCGCTGCCTGATCTCCGGATCTTGCAACGCCATGATGTGGCGCATCGCGTTGACGAAGCCGGGCTGCCGGTACACCCGCTGGCGGCTGGCGACGATGTCGTCGTAGTCCTTGGACTTGTCGGCCATCAGCCACTTGATCCTGGCCTGCACGGTTTCCCAGCTCGGGTTCTCTGCGGCGGCCATCGACAGCGTGATGATCCGCTTCATCACCTCGGGGTCCGCCTGCGATCCGCCGGCAGTGTTGAGCACCAATCGCTCGAGCCGGTCAGGATGGTCGACGGCGAAGCGCGAGGCCACCCAGCCGCCCAGCGATTCGCCGGAGATGTAGGCCTTTTCCGCGCCGATCGCGTCGAGGACAGCGGCGAGATGGTCGACGTAGTGGGGGATCTCCAGCAGGTGGCCGGGCTTGTCGGTGTAGCCGTGCCCGAGCATGTCGATCGACCAGGTGGAGAAGTATTCGGCGTGAGCCTCGAGGTTGCGGACGTAGGCCTCGGCGTGCCCACCCGAACCGTGCAGGAGCACGAGCGTCGGGTTCGTCGGATCGCCGGCGTGGAGATAACGGGTGCGCACGCCGCCGGCATCCAGATAGCCCTGTGAGAATGCAACGCCCTGCAGGTCGCTCCAGACGCTCTCGAACTCCGGCACCCAGCTGCCCCTATCCTCAGTGATAATGGGATTCTCGCTTTTTGTAAGCGGTATGTGTAATTATTGAACTATGGTGTGCGATAGTTTAAGAGCATCACTCTCGGAGTGCCGTCTGTCAAGACACTTCGGGGTGACTCGAACCCGATCTCGCACCTCAGCCACGGGAACGACATGACGCAGACACCCACCGAAAGCCCGGTCAGCGCTGCGCCGGGATCACAGACCCTGGCCCGCGGCTTGCACGCGTTACAGCTGGTCGCGGCCACCAAAGGCGGGCTCACCATCCAGCAGGTGGCCGACCACATCGGTG includes:
- a CDS encoding cyclase family protein, which translates into the protein MSDFRRVADDVRNWGRWGDDDELGTLNFITPEKVAQAAATVQHGKVFPLGVDFGSSGPQGAFQYRQNPTHVMTIDGGDANTLMEYGPKWLRNPTAVQLGGYTEAGPMRFNDDMIIMPLQAATQWDALSHVYYEDKLYNGFPADSVTSLGAYYLGIDKVDSKGITSRGVLLDIVKLRGVPTFCELGQPITPAELDEAARTQGVTVEPGDIVLIRTGWWARFLETGDGQEPGAGLDWTCASWLADQQVAAVAADNLMVENPASGVDGAILPMHMLCLRDMGLMLGEYWNLTELAADCAADGRYEFQLVAPPLSVTGAVGSPVNPIAIK
- a CDS encoding coniferyl-alcohol dehydrogenase; protein product: MAPIDDLLRYDGRRVVVTGCASGIGAQLCQQLTDLGAEVVGLDVRRPAPGPGKFIELDLADPGSIDRVANAVGDRVDALFNVAGVSSGIGNPLLVVTINFLGMRHLTEALLPKLGPGSSVNCVSSLAAANYRENLPQAAGLLATGSMAEGIDWCHSHADALADGGYRLSKEAIIGYTVTNAVPLGARGIRINCTGPGVTETPILDQLRSAYGPGLLDDIPKPLGRVSDPAEQAAVLVFLGSKAAGYITGQVIWADGGTIAARQAADYEKG
- a CDS encoding LLM class flavin-dependent oxidoreductase; the encoded protein is MKISLFYEFPLPRPWSEDDEHQLFQHGLDEVELADKAGFSTVWLTEHHFLEEYCHSTAPEMFLAAASQRTKNIRLGFGVMHLPPPINHPARIAERVATLDHLSNGRVEFGTGEGSSVAELGGFDIDPADKRTMWEEALEVSIRCMTEAPFTGFKGEHVEMPARNVIPKPLQSPHPPVWVACTRPSSVQMAAQKAIGALSFAYTGPEALKTRVDGYYQEFEAQGAPITPAINPNLLAIGGDLSMMVAKTDEEAIKKIGIGGGFFSFGIMHYYINGMHTPGRTGVWELYENAVKEDPTLAYGPGRGAIGSPETVREFLRSYEASGVDEIILLLNPRSHEGTMESIEIMGKEILPEFIERDAKAVKDKAKRLEPVIEKVEARRQPLDAPLFDETYAFGGLPTGRGGKFTAGEIPEAMAEINEGRVKAAQLEKEKREAK
- a CDS encoding FAD-binding protein, whose amino-acid sequence is MTQSFDHSVDVLVVGSGAGGMTAALRADALGFDTLIVEKSAKFGGSSALSGGGIWVPGAPSQRKAGYSPHPDGVFEYLKTITGGLVSDERLRAYVDTAPEMMEFLEKSSNWFEFVWKPGYADYYPELPGGSERGSTINVPEIDLRKLGDEEQNLLAPLALAPKGIWFAPKDLRLFYQVRQNWRGKAVLVKLIWRMFKARVFGERMAAIGQSLMARMRLALMEKDIPLWLSAPMTELIMDSDGAEGRVVGAVVERAGKPLRIGARRGVVMASGGFDHDMAWRREHLPLLEKDWSFGNPASTGDGIRAGQKVGAATDLLDEAWWFPAMCWPDGRLQFMLNERMMPAQFVVNGAGKRFINEAAPYMDFAHAMIEGEQTGVQHIPCWLITDIASFHRYVVGGHLPIPKVPFAPVPTGRKIPQAWLDSGIVVAADTFGELAAKIGVPEDELQCTATRFNELARNGHDDDFNRGDSAYDNYYGDPTLPNPNLAPLGKPPYLAFQIILGDLGTSGGLLTDEHARVLREDGSVIGGLYATGNASAAVMGRSYAGAGATIGPAMTFGYVAAEHISHNSNREVTA
- a CDS encoding 3-carboxyethylcatechol 2,3-dioxygenase, which encodes MSHSPLLNLPGPSAELLDDINARLAETRDFIADFDPELVVIFSPDHYNGFFYRLMPPFCIGSAASGVGDYGTYAGPLDVPADLANEMAAAVWEAGVDVSLSAAMEVDHGTVQPLEALFGSENLRAAAPPVIPVFINSVATPLGPLKRTRALGTAIGQFLSTLDKRVLVVGSGGLSHDPPVPTLATAPPAALERIVAGAPMSAEGRAARQQAVIAAAHEFAHGQSPLQPLNPEWDRALLDLIDGNRLAEVDGWTNDWIAREAGNSAHEIRTWVAAFAALAAQGDYQTQQRFYRAAPELIAGFAIRTAVPES
- a CDS encoding bifunctional 3-(3-hydroxy-phenyl)propionate/3-hydroxycinnamic acid hydroxylase — encoded protein: MTAAANGNGTVPGVDVVVVGAGPVGLTLANILGLQGVRTLVVDERDALIDYPRGVGLDDEGLRTFQAIGLVDAVLPHTVPNQILRFYDGKRRLLAEMAPPDARFGWPKRNGFVQPLVDAELYKGLDRFDNVEVAWSHPMTSITETAGGVTVELSPVGGGPRKVNTRYVVGCDGGRSATRRLMGVSFDGTTSSTRWLVVDIANDPLGHPNSEVGADPVRPYVSIAIAHGIRRFEFLIHGHETDEQAEDPAFVAQMLSRLVPYPDRVDIIRRRLYTHHSRIASSFRKGRILIAGDAAHLMPVWQGQGYNSGIRDAANLGWKLAAVVKGQARDALLDSYDVERRKHARAMIDLSTTVGKVISPTNARVAAARDVVIRAASLVPSLKRYVLEMRFKPMPRYEQGAVVHSEPRPPSSAVGTLFIQPRVDTRDRQNVLLDDVVGPWFAFVCWSNNPRQLLGEEAFAAWKSLGAAFVALRPITQLHWTGHDDPDVIVVGDRTGALKAWFDAHEESVMFLRPDRCIAGACIAQRTPELSAALLDKLTLTPGGGTDATGALLHVTQPAAEPSRPVGGTA
- a CDS encoding alpha/beta fold hydrolase is translated as MPEFESVWSDLQGVAFSQGYLDAGGVRTRYLHAGDPTNPTLVLLHGSGGHAEAYVRNLEAHAEYFSTWSIDMLGHGYTDKPGHLLEIPHYVDHLAAVLDAIGAEKAYISGESLGGWVASRFAVDHPDRLERLVLNTAGGSQADPEVMKRIITLSMAAAENPSWETVQARIKWLMADKSKDYDDIVASRQRVYRQPGFVNAMRHIMALQDPEIRQRNLMTPSDYGAITAPTLVLWTSDDPTADTTEGRRISEMIPGARFEVMEGCGHWPQYEDPKTFNRLHIDFLLDR